The genomic region GTTCGCGACCGATGGCTTTGCTGAGTTACTGACCAAGGAACCTCTCGTTCGTGTAATTCAGAATGCTGATGATTTTGTGCATCGAGTGCTGCAGTTGCAGAAGCAACAATTTCAGGATGGATTGGAAGCTGACCGATGGAAAGCGAGCCAGCACGAAACCTGGGAGATGCGCGCGAGCCAGATGAGGCAGGCGTTAGAGCAAAGGTTGAAAACCATATCATGAGTTGTATTGCATCTGATAATTCATCATCATGAAGCCTTCGCGACGACTCAAAGTAGCGCTCCTTTCCTATCGTGACGATCCACGAACAGGCGGAGCTTTGCGCGTCGCCGAGATGCTGGCTACGCACTTACCAAAAGAAGAAATTGAAGCGCATCTGGTGTTTGCCTACGGACAAGCTGGCCCTGTTGCGAATCGAGTACCGGTTCCGGTTCATTTCCTTGAAGCCAGTTCATCGAAAGATTTTGCAGCATGGCGTAAGACCCGAAAATGGTTCAGCCAGATGCAGTTTGATGTCATGCACTTTATTGATCCTGTCAACTGGGTGTTCTTTGCCACGCTGGGGTTGAAGGCCAAACGCATTGATCATTTTCACGGCTGCCCTGATCTTTCCACGATTGCCTCGCGTGACCAGTGCCTGGCCTTGTGCCGTCGCTGGCTCAGTCATGGAGGCATTGCGATTACCCATGGTGCACGCAAAGCCGTAGGCAGAATAGGCTGGAGGTCGCCTGCGCAAACACATGTGGTGCATAATGGCATCTGTCCTGAAGATTTTGAGACGATGCCAGATAAATTGACAGCCAGGCAGCAATTGAATTTGCCGCTGGATGCCAAACTGTTTGGTGCGGTGGCACGGTTCAGCGATGGCAGCGGACTCTTGGAAATTTTTCAGGTTCTCAAGTTCTTACCTGAAAACTGGCATGCGGTGTTGGTGGGAGATGGGCCTTTAAAACACCAATTGCAGAGCGAAGCCAGGCAGCTTGGCTTTGCAGATCGTGTTCATTTTCCCGGCTTATTGACCAATGTGCTTCCGGCCTACGCAGCGCTAGATGCAGTGATCCTTCTCGCCCGTTATCAATCATTCTGCCTGATGCTGGCGGAAGCGATGCTGGCACGCATCCCCGTCGTTGGTTTGCAGGGAGCTGGTGAATATACCGAAGCGGAGTATCCGTTGATCACCAACGAGAATGCGATCTTTTTCCCACGCGAAAAGCCCTGGGATTTCTACAGTGTTGAACCCGATGAAAACTACCATAAAGTAGCCTTGGCGTTACAAACGATGATGCTGAATCCGGAAAGTACCCAGCATCGCGTTGCACAGGCGCATCGCTGGGTCATCGAGAGGTTTTCTGCTCAGCATCAGGGCAGGCGCTGTGCACAGGTTTATCGACACGTATCAGGTTTGAAGCAGCTATGCGAGTAATGATTCTGTATGAGCATTGCTCGCCCCACCAGGTCACCGTGCTGGAATCAGCCAGGCAACGATTTCAAACACTTGGCCACACGCTCATCCCCGTTGAGTTTTATTACGGTTCACTCGATTATGGCTGGACGATGGGCGACAAACCCCGCCCAGCAGAATGGATGTGCCTGTTTCCAGAAGCTCAGTCGATCAGCAATTATCAGCGATTTCGAACTGTCTGCAAACTGGTGAAACAGCACAAGATCGATGTGCTGGTGCTTAACGGCTGGTACGGACTGTTTGCCTGGTGGCTGGTATTGATCAAGAAATGGCTGGGCTGCAGAATCGTCATGGTGTCCGACTCGGTTCACTGGGATTTTCCACGCACCATAGTGAAGGAATTGCCCAAGAAAATGTTGATGAAAGGTGTCGATGCAGGATTTGTCGCCGGCGCACCGCAGGCCGAGTACCTGCGTTCGCTGGGAGTTCGTGCTGACCGTTTGACCACCGGCAACGATGTGGTTGACAATAATCTGTACGCTCACATACCTGTTCGAAGTGTACCAGAAAACCGCAAGATTATCATTGGCACTGCAGCCCGGTTCATTCCCAAAAAAAACCTGGCAGCAGCCTTGAAGACATTGGCTCAAGTGGCCAAGCAACATCCTGATGTGCAACTGGAATGGCGACTGGCAGGTCGTGGGCCGCTGGAACAGGAACTTCAGCAGCTTGCTCAAGAAGTGGGCGCTCCTGTAGTCTTTCGTGGTTTTGTTGGTTATTATGACATGCCAGGGTTTTATGCCGAGTTGGACCTGTATTGGCAGCCCAGTTTGAGTGAACCCTGGGGCCTGGTGGTCAATGAAGCAATGGCTTCGGGGTTGCCTGTGCTGGTATCAGATCGCTGTGGCTGTGGCCCCGATCTGGTGACTAAAGAAACCGGTTGGATACACGGCTTGAGTCAAGAGGACATGGTTGCAGGTTTAACATCCGCCCTCAAGTCTCGGCTGCACTGGCCTGAAATGGGTGAACAGGCAAGAAAACTGATCGGCAACTGGGACGAAAAACGGTATTCTGAAGGACTCTTGCAGGCCTGTTTTCTGGCAACTGGTCAGCGCGATGGCCAAATGAGGTTTTCATCATGATGTTACATCCGGGCATCGCCAAGCCACCGCTAATTGCCAGCAAAACATCCAACCGTCGGTGGGATATCCTGACTGATATTCCTCATATCAGACTGATCAGTGTCATCCTTATGTCGCTGGTGGTGCTGATCGGTTTAATCCGTTCACTGACGTTTGGCTCCGTCGCTCCGCTGTTGTTGCCCATGCTGGCAACGGTCGTCTCCATCATCTGCATTCTCGCCATTGATTTCAAGGAACGGTATGGCACAACCTATATGAGGCTGGGATTTCATGCGGGCATTCTGATCTTCATGACTGCGTACCCGATTCTTGCACCGGAAACCGTTCGAAATATTGACGAGAATGTACGATTCACAGCGGGCATGGCGCTGGTGCTTTGTGTGATTGGTTTTGAACTGGGCTACTGGCTGCTGCGAACTTTTGCAGGTTTGCCCAAGGTGAAGCCACCGTTTTACCTGATGTCGAACAACTACAGCTGGGTACATCGTCTGCTGCTTGTCGGTATCGCCCTCTATTCGCTGTTCATGATTTATGCAGTTGCATCGTCTGGCAGGTCATTTCTATCGCTGTTGTTTGTTCTTCGTGGCGAGCTGCTGGTTAACACGGAAGAGGTGCTGATTACTGCAGACGAAAACAGAAATCAGCTGGCAACATTGCTCAGTTACGGCCGCTACATGGCTGCCGCTGCTGCTACAGTCCTTATCCTGTCGCCTAATCCGTATCACTTCGCCATTCCCAAAACCTTGTCCTGGTTTACGCTGATTGCCTGTGCCTTCATTGGACTGAATCAGGGTAGCGGTGGATCACGCTCTTCGTTTCTTTTGTCATCGGTGCCACTGCTCACCACCTTGTGGATTTATGCTGGTACCTACAAGAGTTTACGTCAATTAAGACCTTTGCTTGCGCTGATACTGCTGTTCCTGGTTTATTTTGGTTTTCAGTATCTGATTGCCAATCGCAGCCAGGGGAACAAACTCGATGATGAGGATGTCCGGTTCAATGTAGAGAATGTCAGCGTGACCGATACGACCAGCTTCATGGCATTCTCCATTTATCGTGATTACGAAGTAGTCATCGGGGGCTTTCCGGACAAAGCGCCATTTCAGAATGGAGCATCGCTCGCTCCACTCGTAATCGGCTGGGTACCCCGACGATTCTGGCTCGATAAGCCTTATCCCTTCACGCATGTGGCCAACCAGATCATGGGATACAATGTGGCCCAGGTTTCCATTGCGTGCGGCTTGCCCGGGGAAGGTTATGGAAATTTCGGGTACATGGGCGCGCTCATCTGGGGTGCGCTCATGGGGCTTGCGTGCGCCTTTGCCGATTTTAGGCTGAGTAATCTGCGTCCAGGGCACCCGTTGTCGCTTACCATGCGTGGTATGATGGCAGTGTGGGCAGCGATTATTGTTCGAGGTGGAACAGCTGAAATGTTCTACATGGGAGTTTTTCCGATCGGCTTCATGTGGATTTGTCTGTACTTCAGCGATCCCCGGCCGAGGAAGATTCTCTAGCCATGTTGCGTGTACTTCATGTCGTACCCAATATCGACCCCAAGCAGGGTGGCCCGGCACGCAGTGTTGCAGCACTCGCAGCAGCGCTCCGAAGGGTTCATGGATTAAAGGTTACCTTAGCAGCAGCGGGCGGGCCTGATCTGGTTGATGTTTCCCTTGAAATTCGCACGCGCTGGTCCATTCCTACATCTGAATCCAAGAAGCGACTGGAAGCAGCTATTCAGCAGGCTGATGTGGTGGAACTTCACAGTTTGTGGAACGGCGTCATCAGTCAATCGGCCAGGATTTGTCAGCGACTGAAGGTTCCGTATCTCTACACGCCGCGAGGCATGCTCGATCCCTTTTGCCTGAACACGCGAGGCTGGCTCAAAAAGTTATCTGCGTTTCTGGGTGAAGAACGAAATATTGGCAGTGCTGCAGGGTTTCATCT from Planctomycetia bacterium harbors:
- a CDS encoding glycosyltransferase; this encodes MKPSRRLKVALLSYRDDPRTGGALRVAEMLATHLPKEEIEAHLVFAYGQAGPVANRVPVPVHFLEASSSKDFAAWRKTRKWFSQMQFDVMHFIDPVNWVFFATLGLKAKRIDHFHGCPDLSTIASRDQCLALCRRWLSHGGIAITHGARKAVGRIGWRSPAQTHVVHNGICPEDFETMPDKLTARQQLNLPLDAKLFGAVARFSDGSGLLEIFQVLKFLPENWHAVLVGDGPLKHQLQSEARQLGFADRVHFPGLLTNVLPAYAALDAVILLARYQSFCLMLAEAMLARIPVVGLQGAGEYTEAEYPLITNENAIFFPREKPWDFYSVEPDENYHKVALALQTMMLNPESTQHRVAQAHRWVIERFSAQHQGRRCAQVYRHVSGLKQLCE
- a CDS encoding glycosyltransferase family 4 protein, producing the protein MRVMILYEHCSPHQVTVLESARQRFQTLGHTLIPVEFYYGSLDYGWTMGDKPRPAEWMCLFPEAQSISNYQRFRTVCKLVKQHKIDVLVLNGWYGLFAWWLVLIKKWLGCRIVMVSDSVHWDFPRTIVKELPKKMLMKGVDAGFVAGAPQAEYLRSLGVRADRLTTGNDVVDNNLYAHIPVRSVPENRKIIIGTAARFIPKKNLAAALKTLAQVAKQHPDVQLEWRLAGRGPLEQELQQLAQEVGAPVVFRGFVGYYDMPGFYAELDLYWQPSLSEPWGLVVNEAMASGLPVLVSDRCGCGPDLVTKETGWIHGLSQEDMVAGLTSALKSRLHWPEMGEQARKLIGNWDEKRYSEGLLQACFLATGQRDGQMRFSS